A genomic stretch from Bosea sp. F3-2 includes:
- a CDS encoding NAD-dependent succinate-semialdehyde dehydrogenase, whose product MTTYPDLKLYIGGAWRKTADEQPVLNPADESIIGAVPLASHADLDDALAAAAEGFKVWSRTAPRTRAEIMLKAAALMRARVEEIAYAITLEHGKPLAQARLEVVRGCEFFEWDAAEGQRAYGRVVPSEPGIRYVVTHQPVGTVAAFSPWNFPMSQPCRKIAGALAAGCSIIIKAAEETPAGALHIARALHDAGVPPGVFNLVFGVPAKISGYLIPQAQTRLVAFTGSTTVGKHLSELAARHMTPVLMELGGHAPVIVCDDVDPVAAAHVSATRKLRNAGQVCTSPTRFFVQEDIYERFAKAFVEKAQAVTVGNGLDAETEMGPVANHRRIEAMEALVADARARGARVLTGGERLGNRGYFFPPTVIAELPDDARAMREEPFGPMALINPVRSVEEAIEKANSLPFGLAAYGFTHSAARADQLAEGIEAGNVSINTLEASVAEVPFGGVKDSGYGREGGAEGLAHYMTVKTLSHRMVI is encoded by the coding sequence ATGACGACCTATCCCGATCTCAAGCTCTATATCGGCGGCGCCTGGCGGAAGACGGCGGACGAGCAGCCGGTGCTCAACCCGGCCGACGAAAGCATTATCGGCGCGGTGCCCCTCGCCTCCCATGCCGATCTCGACGATGCGCTCGCCGCCGCCGCCGAAGGCTTCAAGGTCTGGAGCCGCACGGCACCGCGCACCCGCGCCGAGATCATGCTGAAGGCCGCCGCACTGATGCGCGCGCGCGTCGAGGAGATCGCCTATGCGATCACGCTGGAGCACGGCAAGCCACTTGCGCAGGCCCGGCTCGAAGTGGTGCGCGGCTGTGAGTTCTTCGAATGGGACGCGGCGGAAGGCCAGCGTGCCTATGGTCGCGTCGTGCCGAGCGAACCCGGCATCCGCTATGTCGTCACCCACCAGCCAGTCGGCACGGTCGCAGCCTTCTCGCCCTGGAATTTCCCGATGAGCCAGCCCTGCCGCAAGATCGCGGGCGCGCTTGCGGCCGGCTGCTCGATCATCATCAAGGCGGCGGAGGAGACCCCGGCCGGCGCCCTCCATATTGCGCGTGCCCTGCACGATGCCGGTGTGCCGCCCGGCGTCTTCAACCTCGTCTTCGGCGTGCCCGCCAAGATCTCGGGCTATCTCATTCCGCAGGCGCAGACCCGCCTCGTCGCCTTCACCGGTTCGACCACCGTCGGCAAGCACCTCTCCGAGCTGGCGGCGCGTCACATGACACCGGTGCTGATGGAGCTCGGTGGCCACGCCCCGGTCATTGTCTGCGACGATGTCGACCCGGTGGCCGCCGCGCATGTCTCCGCCACCCGCAAGCTCCGCAATGCCGGCCAAGTCTGCACGTCGCCGACCCGCTTCTTCGTGCAGGAGGATATCTACGAGCGCTTCGCCAAGGCCTTCGTCGAGAAGGCGCAGGCCGTGACGGTCGGCAACGGTCTCGACGCGGAGACCGAGATGGGTCCGGTCGCCAATCACCGCCGCATCGAGGCGATGGAGGCGCTCGTCGCCGATGCCCGCGCTCGCGGCGCCCGCGTGCTGACCGGCGGCGAACGCCTCGGCAATCGCGGCTACTTCTTCCCGCCGACGGTCATCGCCGAGCTGCCGGACGACGCCCGCGCCATGCGCGAAGAGCCCTTCGGCCCGATGGCGCTGATCAACCCGGTCCGCTCGGTCGAGGAAGCGATCGAGAAGGCGAATTCCCTGCCCTTCGGCCTCGCCGCCTACGGCTTCACCCATTCGGCGGCGCGCGCCGACCAGCTCGCGGAAGGCATCGAAGCCGGCAACGTCTCGATCAACACGCTGGAAGCCTCGGTCGCCGAGGTGCCGTTCGGCGGCGTCAAGGATAGCGGCTATGGTCGCGAGGGCGGCGCCGAGGGGCTGGCCCACTATATGACCGTGAAGACGCTGTCTCACCGGATGGTCATCTAG
- a CDS encoding aspartate dehydrogenase encodes MTMPSRKPLRLALIGWGAINRRVAELLAERSNGDITIVAIAVRNPDAAGGIPAGTKLITTPDELTGLDLDLIVEAAGREAVGIWGEAALAHAPAFAIASTSAFCDDALLDRLIASADSQGSQLLIPPGALAGIDGIAAAALLPLDEVVHRIVKPPAAWRGTSAESLTALDTLTEPMTFFSGTAREAASRFPQNANVAVISALAGIGLDRTRVELVADPAASGNGHQLSARGAFGKLDIAIENRPLASNPKSSEMTALGLVRLIENRVRTLVR; translated from the coding sequence ATGACGATGCCATCGCGCAAGCCGCTGCGCCTCGCCCTGATCGGCTGGGGCGCCATCAACCGCCGCGTCGCAGAGCTGCTGGCGGAGCGAAGCAACGGCGATATCACCATCGTCGCCATCGCTGTCCGCAACCCCGACGCCGCAGGCGGTATCCCGGCCGGCACCAAGCTGATCACGACGCCGGACGAGCTGACCGGCCTTGATCTTGACCTCATCGTCGAAGCCGCCGGGCGCGAAGCCGTCGGCATCTGGGGCGAGGCGGCGCTCGCGCATGCGCCCGCTTTCGCCATCGCCTCGACCAGCGCCTTCTGCGACGACGCCCTGCTCGACCGGCTGATCGCCTCTGCCGACAGCCAGGGAAGCCAGCTCCTGATCCCGCCCGGCGCGCTTGCCGGCATCGACGGCATCGCCGCAGCCGCCCTCCTGCCGCTCGACGAGGTCGTGCATCGCATCGTCAAGCCGCCGGCTGCCTGGCGCGGCACCTCAGCCGAGAGTCTGACCGCTCTCGATACGCTCACCGAGCCCATGACCTTCTTCTCCGGCACCGCGCGCGAAGCCGCTTCGCGCTTCCCACAGAACGCCAATGTCGCGGTGATCTCGGCGCTCGCCGGCATCGGACTTGATCGTACCCGCGTCGAGCTCGTCGCCGACCCTGCCGCATCCGGCAACGGTCATCAGCTCAGCGCCCGCGGCGCCTTCGGCAAGCTCGACATCGCCATCGAGAATCGGCCACTGGCCTCGAACCCGAAATCCTCGGAGATGACGGCGCTCGGCCTCGTCCGGCTGATCGAGAACCGGGTGCGCACGCTGGTGCGCTGA
- a CDS encoding alpha/beta hydrolase, with the protein MSASETELHEIVAHSAEPDPIEALRDALSDILAGLVAAGCGPHHLREMVWESDRPEAFHLSRPAIELVWREVFAGFRPPIRLQPRGEAGLTIRARHADAQPLPDTLVDGYTLRELGRQYSPRLQADMKALFRQWSRDGEAFRARHGGFDLAYGPSRFETLDLYRPAGAKRAPIFVFIHGGYWQASDKAQHAQFAHSLLDAGYAVAMPNYGLAPDTPLEASIAQSVAALNFLAREADALGLDATRLHVSGHSAGGHLAAMALCAQDAPPIASALLLSGLYDLRPVSHLPLGRLLGLDDAARATRLSPIVQPRPQSTRIAFAVGEGESDAFKAQSAALAATWQAPAPLICPGHHFSLLEGLNGGPLLDLALRTAEGR; encoded by the coding sequence ATGTCGGCGTCTGAAACGGAACTGCACGAGATCGTCGCGCATAGTGCGGAGCCTGACCCGATCGAGGCGCTGCGCGACGCGCTGAGCGACATCCTCGCCGGGCTCGTCGCCGCCGGCTGCGGCCCGCATCATCTGCGCGAGATGGTCTGGGAGAGCGACCGGCCCGAGGCCTTCCACCTCTCCCGCCCCGCCATCGAACTCGTCTGGCGTGAGGTCTTCGCCGGCTTCCGCCCGCCGATCCGGCTTCAGCCCAGGGGCGAGGCCGGCCTGACCATCCGCGCCCGCCATGCCGACGCTCAGCCGCTGCCCGACACGCTCGTCGACGGCTACACGCTGCGCGAGCTCGGCCGGCAATACAGTCCGCGCCTGCAGGCCGACATGAAGGCGCTGTTCCGGCAATGGAGCCGCGACGGCGAAGCCTTCCGCGCCCGCCACGGCGGTTTCGACCTCGCCTATGGCCCAAGCCGCTTCGAAACACTCGACCTCTATCGCCCGGCCGGTGCGAAGCGGGCACCAATCTTCGTCTTCATCCATGGCGGTTACTGGCAGGCCTCGGACAAGGCCCAGCATGCCCAGTTCGCTCACAGCTTGCTCGATGCCGGCTATGCCGTCGCCATGCCCAATTACGGTCTGGCTCCGGATACCCCGCTGGAAGCGAGCATCGCCCAGAGCGTGGCAGCGCTGAACTTTCTCGCGCGCGAAGCCGATGCGCTCGGCCTCGATGCCACTCGCCTGCACGTCTCCGGCCATTCCGCCGGCGGTCACCTCGCCGCCATGGCGCTCTGCGCGCAGGATGCCCCGCCCATCGCCTCGGCCCTGCTGCTCTCCGGCCTCTACGACCTGAGGCCGGTCAGCCACCTGCCGCTCGGCCGCCTGCTCGGCCTCGACGATGCGGCGCGTGCGACCCGGCTCAGCCCGATTGTCCAGCCCCGCCCGCAATCGACGCGGATCGCTTTCGCGGTCGGCGAAGGCGAGAGCGATGCGTTCAAGGCGCAATCGGCAGCGCTTGCCGCGACATGGCAGGCGCCCGCGCCCTTGATCTGCCCTGGCCACCATTTCAGCCTTCTGGAAGGCCTGAACGGAGGCCCCCTGCTCGACCTTGCCCTGCGAACGGCGGAAGGCCGATGA
- a CDS encoding ABC transporter ATP-binding protein, whose product MLSVRNLQSAYGRSQVLFDVALDIAEGEVVTLLGRNGMGKTTTVRSIMGLLAPKSGDIRFDGRAISGIAPEKIARFGIGLVPEGRQVFPTLSVRENLVATASNRLKRSSPWTLERVYALFPRLQERAGQSARTLSGGEQQMLAVGRALMTNPKLLILDEATEGLAPVIRAEIWGCIEALKAQGQSILLIDKNINVLRRIANRHYIIEKGRTVWSGSSADLAANAELVHRYVGV is encoded by the coding sequence ATGCTGAGCGTGCGCAACCTGCAATCGGCCTATGGCAGGAGCCAGGTGCTGTTCGACGTCGCCCTCGACATCGCCGAGGGCGAGGTCGTGACCCTGCTCGGCCGCAACGGCATGGGCAAGACCACGACGGTCCGCTCGATCATGGGCCTGCTCGCGCCGAAAAGCGGCGACATCCGCTTCGATGGGCGCGCCATCTCCGGCATCGCGCCCGAGAAGATCGCCCGCTTCGGCATCGGCCTCGTGCCGGAAGGCCGACAGGTCTTCCCGACGCTCAGCGTCCGCGAAAACCTCGTCGCCACCGCCTCGAACCGGCTGAAGCGCTCCTCGCCCTGGACGCTGGAGCGGGTCTACGCCCTCTTCCCCCGCCTGCAGGAGCGTGCCGGGCAATCGGCCCGCACCCTCTCCGGCGGTGAACAGCAGATGCTCGCGGTCGGCCGCGCGCTGATGACCAATCCGAAGCTGCTGATCCTCGACGAGGCGACGGAAGGCCTCGCCCCGGTGATCCGCGCCGAGATCTGGGGCTGCATCGAGGCGCTGAAGGCGCAGGGCCAGTCGATCCTGCTGATCGACAAGAACATCAACGTGCTCAGGCGCATCGCCAACCGGCACTACATCATCGAGAAGGGCCGCACGGTCTGGTCGGGGTCGAGCGCCGATCTCGCGGCCAATGCGGAGCTGGTGCATCGCTATGTCGGCGTCTGA
- a CDS encoding ABC transporter ATP-binding protein, translating to MTGMDATPALLSVRGLRKRFGGLIATDGVDLDVRDGEIHALIGPNGAGKTTLLTQLFGELTHDEGAIRLSGEEIDALSTPQRVKRGLARTFQINQLLPDFSMLDNVALAVQAHDGHSFRFFGNARRDETLRGRARQHLATAGLSHRAEVKVADLSHGEQKQLEFAIALACEPRLLLLDEPMAGLGHAESEQMVAMLSALKGRVTMLLVEHDMDAVFALADRISVLVYGRVIATGTAEEIRNNPEVRTAYLGEGDA from the coding sequence ATGACTGGAATGGATGCAACACCTGCGCTCCTCTCCGTGCGCGGCCTGCGCAAGCGCTTCGGCGGGCTCATCGCCACCGACGGCGTCGATCTCGACGTGCGCGACGGCGAGATCCATGCGCTGATCGGCCCCAACGGTGCCGGCAAGACGACGCTGCTCACCCAGCTCTTCGGCGAACTGACCCATGACGAGGGCGCGATCAGGCTTTCCGGCGAGGAGATCGACGCCTTGTCGACGCCGCAGCGCGTCAAGCGCGGCCTCGCCCGCACCTTCCAGATCAACCAGCTGCTGCCGGACTTCTCGATGCTCGACAATGTCGCGCTCGCCGTGCAGGCCCATGACGGCCACAGCTTCCGCTTCTTCGGCAATGCGCGGCGCGACGAAACCCTGCGCGGTCGCGCGCGCCAGCATCTCGCGACCGCTGGCCTGAGCCACCGCGCCGAGGTGAAGGTCGCCGACCTCTCTCATGGCGAGCAGAAGCAGCTCGAATTCGCGATCGCGCTCGCCTGCGAGCCCCGCCTGCTGTTGCTCGACGAGCCAATGGCGGGCTTGGGCCATGCCGAGAGCGAGCAGATGGTCGCGATGCTCTCCGCGCTCAAGGGCCGCGTCACCATGCTGCTGGTCGAGCACGACATGGACGCCGTCTTCGCGCTGGCCGACCGCATCTCCGTGTTGGTCTATGGCCGCGTCATCGCCACCGGCACGGCCGAGGAAATCCGGAACAATCCGGAGGTGCGCACCGCCTATCTCGGCGAGGGAGACGCCTGA
- a CDS encoding branched-chain amino acid ABC transporter permease, which yields MSDDAITRTHAATPVLGRIIALLVLAVALIALPFVVKALGQPALVPLATRVLIYAIAAASLNLALGFGGMVSFGHAAFFGIGGYAVGILYRTLMDDALFLGFIPGTDQLLVTLPAAILVAGLFACIIGALSLRTSGVQFIMITLAFAQMLFFLFVSLKAYGGDDGMTIRRRNALFDLNTRDDTTFYFICLVVAALVFLVLWRIVGSRFGMVLAGIRQNERRMAAIGIAPYRYKLAAFVISGMGAGLAGALMANYLRFVSPDMLHWTKSGELMIMVILGGVGTLLGPLLGAAALVILETVLTGWTEHWQLALGPILLLVVLFTHGGLNGLIGRLGLGRSAP from the coding sequence ATGTCTGACGACGCCATCACCCGCACGCACGCGGCTACGCCCGTGCTGGGCCGCATCATCGCGTTGCTCGTCCTTGCCGTCGCGCTGATCGCCCTGCCGTTCGTGGTCAAGGCGCTCGGCCAGCCGGCGCTGGTGCCGCTGGCGACGCGCGTCCTGATCTATGCCATCGCCGCCGCCAGCCTCAATCTCGCACTGGGCTTCGGAGGGATGGTCTCCTTCGGCCACGCCGCCTTTTTCGGCATCGGCGGCTATGCTGTCGGCATCCTCTACCGCACTCTCATGGACGACGCGCTCTTCCTCGGCTTCATCCCCGGCACCGACCAGCTTCTGGTGACGCTGCCGGCGGCCATCCTCGTCGCCGGCCTCTTCGCCTGCATCATCGGCGCGCTGTCGCTGCGCACCAGCGGCGTGCAGTTCATCATGATCACGCTCGCCTTCGCGCAGATGCTGTTCTTCCTCTTCGTTTCGCTCAAAGCCTATGGCGGCGACGACGGCATGACGATCCGCCGCCGCAATGCGCTCTTTGATCTCAACACCCGCGACGACACCACCTTCTACTTCATCTGCCTGGTCGTCGCGGCACTGGTCTTCCTGGTGCTCTGGCGCATCGTCGGCTCGCGCTTCGGCATGGTGCTGGCCGGCATCCGCCAGAACGAGCGGCGCATGGCCGCGATCGGCATCGCGCCCTATCGCTACAAGCTCGCCGCCTTCGTCATCTCCGGCATGGGTGCCGGCCTCGCCGGCGCGCTGATGGCGAATTATCTGCGCTTCGTCAGCCCCGACATGCTGCACTGGACCAAGTCCGGCGAGCTGATGATCATGGTCATCCTCGGCGGCGTCGGCACGCTGCTCGGCCCGCTTTTGGGCGCGGCCGCGCTCGTCATCCTCGAGACCGTGCTGACCGGTTGGACCGAGCATTGGCAGCTCGCGCTCGGGCCGATCCTGCTGCTCGTCGTGCTCTTCACCCATGGCGGACTCAACGGGCTGATCGGCAGGCTCGGCCTCGGCAGGAGCGCGCCATGA
- a CDS encoding branched-chain amino acid ABC transporter permease, whose protein sequence is MTLVLEQLLNGLQFGVMLFLLAAGLTLIFGIMGVINLAHGSLYMVGAYTAAFAAAQTGSFLLAVLAGLTAAAVTGMVMELVVLRRLYARDHLDQVLATFALILIFNQSVTLLFGRHPLFVSVPPVLNGSVQLLPGLTYPVYRLAIIAVGLLVALGLYLLINRTRVGMLVRAGATHREMVRALGVDIRLLYTAVFGLGALLAGLAGLMAGPILAVQVGMGEQILIMTFVVVVIGGVGSIRGAFFGALIVGLVDTSLRAFTPGLLRHVMTGSEADALGAGLASMGIYLLMAIVLLVRPKGLFPAHV, encoded by the coding sequence GATGCTGTTCCTGCTCGCTGCCGGGCTGACGCTGATCTTCGGCATCATGGGCGTGATCAACCTCGCCCATGGCTCGCTCTATATGGTCGGCGCCTATACCGCCGCCTTCGCCGCCGCGCAGACCGGCTCCTTCCTGCTCGCCGTGCTGGCAGGGCTGACTGCCGCCGCCGTCACCGGCATGGTGATGGAGCTCGTCGTGCTGCGCCGGCTCTATGCGCGGGACCATCTCGACCAGGTGCTGGCGACCTTCGCCCTGATCCTGATCTTCAACCAGAGCGTGACGCTGCTGTTCGGGCGCCATCCCCTTTTCGTCTCGGTGCCTCCAGTGCTGAACGGCTCGGTCCAGCTCCTGCCCGGGCTGACCTACCCGGTCTATCGCCTCGCGATCATTGCCGTCGGCCTGCTCGTCGCCCTCGGCCTCTATCTCCTGATCAACCGCACCCGCGTCGGCATGCTGGTGCGGGCCGGCGCCACCCATCGCGAGATGGTGCGCGCGCTCGGCGTCGATATCCGCCTGCTCTACACCGCCGTCTTCGGGCTCGGCGCCCTGCTCGCCGGCCTCGCCGGGCTGATGGCCGGGCCGATCCTCGCCGTGCAGGTCGGCATGGGCGAGCAGATCCTGATCATGACCTTCGTCGTGGTGGTGATCGGCGGCGTCGGCTCGATCCGCGGCGCCTTCTTCGGCGCGCTGATCGTCGGCCTCGTCGACACCTCGCTACGCGCCTTCACGCCCGGCCTGCTGCGGCACGTCATGACCGGCTCGGAGGCCGACGCGCTCGGCGCCGGCCTCGCCTCGATGGGCATCTACCTGCTCATGGCGATCGTGCTGCTGGTGCGGCCGAAGGGACTGTTCCCCGCTCATGTCTGA